From Spirosoma aerolatum, one genomic window encodes:
- a CDS encoding LytTR family DNA-binding domain-containing protein, giving the protein MNYVSYLSSVYHSSSLIQLPKPYVIFLEAGPIYSWQAYWEGYIIYTYSWKIYFQYLVPLLLIGYIAINISLLKDYLYQQKQIAKLKATEAFQRGQASWPLATFKSYSTASSPYLTSLKGRNAQGELDFPVKDVYFFTIEERLYYAELAKGRYLISKTLNELEAELDPGQFFRIKRDYIVNRQAIQSYAHWENGKYIVGLNTPTSQDIVIPRMRMQELREWLQKENKELLEVR; this is encoded by the coding sequence ATGAATTATGTTTCTTACCTGTCATCTGTCTATCATTCTTCGTCTTTAATCCAATTACCCAAACCGTACGTTATTTTTCTAGAAGCAGGGCCTATTTATTCTTGGCAAGCGTATTGGGAGGGATACATTATATATACTTATAGTTGGAAAATATACTTTCAATATTTAGTACCTCTCTTATTAATTGGCTATATAGCTATTAACATTTCGCTTCTGAAAGATTATCTTTATCAACAGAAGCAAATAGCGAAACTTAAAGCAACAGAGGCTTTCCAAAGAGGACAAGCTTCGTGGCCCCTTGCAACTTTCAAATCTTATTCCACTGCATCATCTCCTTATTTAACCTCCCTAAAAGGCCGAAATGCACAAGGTGAATTGGACTTTCCAGTCAAAGATGTTTATTTCTTCACCATCGAGGAGCGATTGTATTACGCCGAACTAGCTAAAGGTCGCTACCTTATCAGTAAAACCCTGAATGAACTCGAAGCCGAACTAGACCCTGGCCAGTTTTTCCGGATCAAGCGGGACTACATTGTCAATCGACAGGCAATACAAAGCTATGCTCATTGGGAAAATGGCAAATACATTGTCGGACTCAATACCCCAACAAGTCAGGATATAGTGATTCCACGCATGAGGATGCAGGAGCTTCGTGAGTGGTTGCAGAAAGAAAATAAAGAATTACTTGAAGTAAGATAA
- a CDS encoding helix-turn-helix transcriptional regulator produces MNQSTGVQEGTKNFAIRRRDFSILVAQSELFNCEVLSQLLREQGYNVVGRAVEMEDTLQQIRVKRPKCVIVESEISGQGSLDIVEQTRSANQQTRFILYTRKPDLRTIAYAMQKGFFGFLYASDGLDELYRCFQTVSNGGCYYSNGFMDLLRNFGVNVISDDTREELNRLTDREREVLRMIANGDTCVDIAERLNISYRTAVNHKAHIARKLNLKSCRELPRYGISVKNYL; encoded by the coding sequence ATGAACCAATCAACTGGTGTCCAGGAGGGCACTAAAAACTTTGCTATTCGCAGGCGAGACTTCTCTATTCTCGTCGCCCAATCGGAGTTATTCAACTGCGAGGTCTTAAGTCAGCTTTTACGGGAACAAGGGTATAATGTCGTCGGCCGGGCGGTCGAGATGGAAGATACCCTACAGCAGATTCGCGTCAAACGCCCCAAGTGCGTTATTGTCGAATCAGAAATTTCAGGACAGGGTAGTCTGGATATCGTAGAGCAAACCCGAAGCGCCAATCAGCAAACCCGATTTATTTTATACACCCGTAAGCCCGATCTGCGTACCATCGCCTATGCTATGCAAAAGGGCTTTTTTGGCTTCCTTTATGCCTCCGACGGCCTGGATGAACTCTATCGCTGCTTCCAGACGGTTAGTAATGGCGGTTGCTACTATAGCAACGGTTTTATGGATTTGTTGCGGAATTTCGGCGTTAATGTCATTTCCGACGATACGCGCGAGGAGCTAAATCGGTTGACCGACCGCGAACGCGAAGTATTGCGTATGATTGCAAACGGGGATACCTGCGTTGATATTGCTGAACGATTAAATATTAGCTATCGGACAGCAGTAAACCACAAGGCGCATATCGCCCGGAAGCTAAACCTGAAAAGCTGTCGGGAGTTACCCCGCTATGGTATATCTGTAAAAAACTATCTGTGA
- the dnaG gene encoding DNA primase, whose product MRIPEETVERIRQSVDILEVINDFVSLKKRGSNYIACCPFHNEKTPSFNVNPSRQIYKCFGCGKAGDAVRFVMDIENIGYGEALRYLAKKYGIEIEEQEQTPEDLLRQNERESLLIVLNFAKTFFQETLLNSDEGKSIGLSYFRERGFSNPTIEAFELGYTLDQWDVLLQEGQRRGYSLDLLEKAGLILSKEGTVGKDRKIFDRFRGRVMFPIHNVSGRVIAFGARILKTDKNQPKYLNSPETAVYHKSQVLYGIYQAKQTIRQEDVCYLTEGYTDVISLYQAGIKNVVASSGTSLTTEQIRLIARFTPNVTILYDGDAAGIKAALRGLDMVLEEGLNLRLLLLPDGEDPDSYVHKVGAEAFKAYIQTHSQDFIDFKASRWLTEAGDNPLKRAEGISDVCASITKIPDPLKRQTLSQRVAQVFHVSEQSVISEINRLLRKQQEQHKKDHERQQQRSSSNKPSANSSNTLTASEPSVDDINALLDGFSEEAPEMAGFVETAPPESAPSANFSKAVRTPISYQEEECIRLLMNYGARELEPGISLCQYMLDELHEIEFQTAPYNLMLALFREAYSRGEILTANDFLNRKITDETDLQNRAIHLTTPRYEISEGWLKHEIFVPSEEEIGILADAAYRNILRIKKMMAEKRMGELQQLMRESRNKTPEEADQILLEFMHYKRIDMQISGLLGTVISG is encoded by the coding sequence ATGCGCATTCCCGAAGAAACAGTAGAACGAATTCGCCAGTCTGTCGATATTCTGGAAGTAATCAACGACTTTGTTTCCCTGAAGAAGCGCGGGAGCAATTATATCGCCTGCTGCCCTTTTCATAATGAGAAAACGCCGTCGTTTAACGTAAACCCTAGCCGACAGATCTACAAATGCTTTGGTTGCGGAAAGGCTGGCGATGCGGTTCGGTTTGTAATGGACATTGAAAATATTGGCTATGGTGAGGCCCTTCGTTATCTGGCTAAAAAGTATGGCATTGAAATCGAAGAGCAGGAGCAAACGCCCGAAGACTTACTGCGCCAGAATGAGCGTGAAAGTCTCCTGATCGTCCTCAACTTTGCCAAGACATTTTTTCAGGAAACACTTCTTAATTCCGACGAAGGGAAGAGCATAGGGCTCAGTTACTTTCGTGAGCGGGGCTTTTCTAACCCTACCATCGAAGCCTTTGAGTTAGGCTATACGCTCGACCAGTGGGATGTACTGTTGCAGGAGGGGCAGCGACGAGGGTATAGCCTAGATTTACTCGAAAAGGCTGGGCTCATTTTGAGTAAAGAAGGGACTGTTGGTAAAGATCGTAAGATATTTGATCGCTTTCGGGGAAGAGTCATGTTTCCGATTCATAACGTATCGGGGCGTGTCATTGCGTTTGGTGCCCGAATCCTGAAAACGGATAAGAATCAACCAAAGTACCTCAACTCGCCCGAAACAGCTGTTTATCATAAAAGTCAGGTATTGTATGGTATCTATCAGGCCAAACAAACTATTCGACAGGAAGATGTCTGTTATCTGACAGAGGGTTATACAGACGTAATCTCGCTGTATCAGGCCGGAATTAAAAATGTTGTTGCCTCCTCTGGTACGTCGCTCACTACGGAGCAAATCCGACTAATTGCCCGTTTTACGCCGAACGTAACGATTCTGTATGATGGCGATGCCGCCGGTATTAAAGCGGCTCTGCGCGGGCTTGATATGGTGCTGGAAGAAGGCCTCAACCTCAGACTGCTGCTATTACCCGATGGCGAAGACCCGGATAGCTATGTGCACAAAGTCGGTGCAGAAGCGTTCAAGGCATACATTCAAACTCACTCGCAGGATTTTATCGATTTTAAAGCGAGTCGCTGGTTAACGGAAGCGGGCGATAATCCACTGAAGCGAGCCGAAGGGATTTCAGATGTATGCGCAAGTATCACTAAAATTCCAGATCCGCTCAAACGGCAAACACTTTCGCAACGTGTGGCGCAGGTTTTCCATGTAAGCGAACAGTCGGTTATCTCCGAAATAAACCGATTACTGAGAAAGCAGCAGGAACAGCATAAGAAAGATCACGAACGACAACAGCAGCGTAGCTCATCGAATAAACCATCTGCTAATTCAAGTAATACTTTAACTGCAAGTGAGCCTTCGGTGGATGACATCAATGCGTTATTGGATGGATTTAGCGAAGAAGCTCCCGAAATGGCTGGTTTTGTTGAGACAGCTCCGCCTGAATCGGCTCCATCGGCTAATTTTTCAAAAGCCGTTAGAACACCCATATCGTATCAGGAGGAAGAATGTATTCGGTTGTTGATGAATTATGGGGCTCGGGAGTTGGAGCCTGGCATTTCACTTTGCCAGTATATGCTTGATGAACTTCATGAAATAGAGTTTCAGACAGCTCCTTATAATCTAATGCTGGCACTGTTTCGGGAAGCCTATAGTCGAGGGGAGATCTTAACCGCCAATGACTTCCTTAATCGCAAGATAACGGATGAGACTGATTTACAGAACCGCGCTATCCATCTAACGACCCCACGGTATGAAATTAGTGAGGGGTGGTTAAAACATGAGATTTTTGTGCCCTCGGAGGAGGAAATAGGCATTTTGGCTGACGCTGCCTATCGAAATATTCTTCGAATCAAGAAAATGATGGCTGAGAAACGAATGGGCGAGTTACAACAGTTAATGCGGGAGTCTCGTAATAAAACACCCGAGGAAGCAGATCAGATTCTACTGGAGTTTATGCACTACAAGCGCATTGATATGCAGATTTCAGGGCTACTGGGCACAGTAATTTCCGGTTAA
- a CDS encoding vanadium-dependent haloperoxidase, translating to MNTGLRSKCYKSSTRSIRRSYQNILTIVLLIALLQACRKQPTDDVQPTIGAGKPATEYKNDVATAWAALQLKLTKTTAGFTPPVASRAYGYAGVTMYEAVVPGIATRKSLVGQLQGLTALPQVESGKTYNWALSANAAEAAILRSLYPTTSAANKALIDSLETVNLNANKDTDEAVNQRSIEFGKKIADAIFDWSKTDGGHEGYTRNFPASYVVPTGPGLWQPTENGQKIPMQPYWGQVRTFVKANNALPMPKPLAYSTDVKSAIFGQYMDVYKKSQTLTQTEKEIAVWWADNPAETFTPPGHSYSIARIAVTTAKADLGKAAETFARTGISVADAFILCWRCKYIYNNLRPYTYVRLTIDPKWIPFWPAPPFPGYPSGHATQSSASATVLTALYGDNFAFTDDSHVGRVKDAQRNVDFKARSFTSFVQAAQESADSRFYGNIHTHQDNETGLTEGKKIGANVNALAWAKSKS from the coding sequence ATGAACACAGGTCTCCGTTCGAAATGTTACAAATCTTCGACCCGATCGATCAGACGTAGCTATCAGAATATTCTAACAATAGTACTGTTAATCGCTTTATTGCAGGCCTGCCGGAAACAACCTACCGACGACGTACAACCAACGATAGGAGCGGGAAAACCTGCAACCGAATATAAGAATGATGTAGCCACAGCCTGGGCTGCTTTGCAGTTGAAATTAACCAAAACGACGGCTGGCTTTACGCCCCCGGTTGCTTCACGTGCATACGGTTATGCTGGCGTTACCATGTATGAAGCGGTTGTACCGGGTATTGCTACCCGAAAATCGTTAGTAGGCCAACTCCAGGGGCTTACAGCACTACCACAGGTTGAGTCAGGAAAAACCTATAACTGGGCCTTAAGTGCCAATGCCGCCGAAGCGGCCATCCTACGTAGCTTATACCCTACTACCAGTGCCGCCAATAAAGCCCTGATTGATTCCCTGGAAACCGTCAACCTGAATGCGAACAAGGATACGGATGAGGCTGTTAATCAACGATCGATCGAGTTTGGAAAGAAAATTGCCGATGCCATTTTTGACTGGTCGAAAACGGATGGTGGCCACGAAGGATACACCCGCAATTTTCCGGCAAGCTATGTGGTGCCAACCGGGCCAGGTCTGTGGCAACCTACCGAGAACGGACAGAAGATTCCAATGCAACCCTATTGGGGTCAGGTTCGGACGTTTGTGAAGGCCAACAACGCCTTACCTATGCCCAAACCACTCGCTTACTCGACAGACGTTAAGTCAGCTATATTCGGACAGTATATGGATGTCTATAAGAAATCGCAGACTTTAACTCAGACAGAAAAAGAAATAGCTGTCTGGTGGGCCGATAATCCGGCCGAAACCTTCACCCCTCCCGGACACTCGTACAGCATTGCCCGCATTGCCGTAACTACAGCAAAAGCAGACCTGGGGAAAGCAGCCGAAACTTTTGCCCGAACAGGAATTTCAGTAGCCGATGCATTTATCTTGTGCTGGCGCTGCAAATACATCTACAATAATTTACGTCCCTATACCTACGTACGCCTTACAATTGACCCTAAATGGATTCCTTTCTGGCCTGCACCACCTTTTCCGGGTTATCCTTCAGGCCATGCAACTCAATCATCGGCTTCGGCTACTGTACTAACTGCCCTTTATGGAGATAACTTTGCCTTTACGGATGATTCGCACGTAGGAAGAGTGAAAGATGCTCAGCGAAATGTTGATTTTAAAGCGCGATCCTTTACTTCATTTGTACAGGCCGCTCAGGAATCGGCCGATTCGCGCTTCTATGGCAACATTCACACGCATCAGGATAAC